A window of the Besnoitia besnoiti strain Bb-Ger1 chromosome VI, whole genome shotgun sequence genome harbors these coding sequences:
- a CDS encoding tetratricopeptide repeat-containing protein (encoded by transcript BESB_069390), with the protein MATAVPRPRRYEKPSRRDETLSHIPVDRESEREALVSMLEAAFCKGPQEIRDGLRNVVARTRGGELLKEGGSNPASDVSLLCNFKDDIGRTALHYACLGRRPVNAEWILKACPVIVNYEDSTGETALMKSCRAGDVVIVNILLHFDADVDARSQTGITALHLAAESGDEACVKALLDAGAEVNCFSEISGSPLQYAVMNNHYGATEELLMRGANPNYPFNDASTKPPTFPPALVFACNMRQDAIAELLLVHKADPNIRDQNNWTALQCAAESGSYRATEALLEAGADPDVVTQGVTAFDLAMQNENWAIADLLKDKTCLLLGAGSAFEALQEARQKRREMQDTARKMTAREGQQQVDDAMKAKADGDAFSGAGDFALAAAKYTQALELMPDNPTLKQARATLYASRSMMYLSMGDLESAERDAELATELDPLWSKGYAAKARVYKEREQFDEYTKQLYEACKRQTTKDEELIAELKEAIAISRRNQDPGRPEGPPTVVEING; encoded by the exons ATGGCAACAGCTGTACCACGTCCCCGCAGATACGAGAAGCCATCACGACGCGACGAGACCCTGTCACACATTCCGGTTGATCGGGAATCTGAGAGAGAGGCTCTCGTTAGCATGCTTGAAGCTGCATTTTGCAAAGGACCCCAGGAGATCAGGGACGGACTCCGAAATGTTGTTGCAAGGACCAGGGGGGGCGAGCTGTTGAAGGAGGGTGGGAGCAATCCCGCCAGTGACGTTTCTCTTCTATGCAATTTCAAAGATGACATCGGGAGAACGGCCCTTCATTACGCCTGCCTTGGTAGGCGGCCTGTTAACGCAGAGTGGATTCTAAAAGCCTGTCCAGTCATTGTCAACTACGAGGACAGTACAGGGGAAACGGCCCTGATGAAATCCTGCCGGGCAGGAGATGTAGTTATAGTCAATATATTGCTTCACTTCGACGCTGACGTTGATGCGAGGAGTCAGACCGGAATCACGGCTCTCCATTTGGCTGCCGAAAGTGGTGATGAAGCATGCGTGAAGGCTCTTCTGGATGCAGGCGCTGAG GTGAACTGCTTTTCAGAAATCTCTGGAAGTCCACTACAGTATGCCGTTATGAACAACCACTATGGCGCGACAGAAGAGCTCCTAATGAGAGGGGCGAATCCCAACTACCCGTTCAATGATGCAAGCACCAAGCCGCCGACCTTTCCACCAGCATTGGTGTTCGCTTGCAACATGCGTCAAGATGCCATCGcagagctgctgctggttCATAAAGCGGATCCAAATATCAGAGACCAAAACAACTGGACAGCGCTCCAGTGCGCTGCTGAGAGTGGTTCCTACAGAGCCACCGAGGCATTGCTCGAGGCTGGGGCAGACCCTGACGTAGTAACGCAG GGTGTCACCGCTTTCGACTTGGCGATGCAGAATGAGAACTGGGCGATCGCAGACCTTCTGAAAGATAAGACGTGCCTGTTGCTGGGGGCTGGCTCCGCTTTCGAGGCG CTGCAGGAAGCACGCCAGAAGCGGCGTGAGATGCAGGATACAGCTAGAAAAAtgacagcgagagaggggCAGCAGCAGGTGGATGATGCGATGAAGGCAAAGGCGGATGGCGATGCTTTCAGCGGAGCGGGGGATTTTGCTCTGGCTGCCGCGAAGTATACACAG GCTCTCGAGCTGATGCCAGATAATCCAACGTTGAAGCAGGCACGGGCGACGCTGTATGCCTCGAGGAGTATGATGTACCTAAGCATGGGAGATCTGGAGTCAGCCGAGAGAGATGCGGAACTA GCGACGGAGTTAGACCCCCTGTGGAGTAAAGGGTACGCGGCGAAAGCCCGCGTCTACAAGGAGAGGGAGCAATTTGACGAGTACACAAAACAGTTGTATGAAGCGTGCAAGCGGCAAACGACGAAGGACGAGGAATTAAT AGCCGAGCTGAAAGAAGCAATAGCCATATCCAGGAGAAATCAGGACCCAGGAAGGCCGGAGGGCCCACCAACGGTCGTCGAGATCAATGGCTGA